The following is a genomic window from Triplophysa dalaica isolate WHDGS20190420 chromosome 22, ASM1584641v1, whole genome shotgun sequence.
GTCCTCTGTCATGCAGCTGACTTTGGTGTgtctgcaaaaaatgaaaacacccTCCAAAAACGATCAACTTTTATTGGAACGCCGTACTGGTAAGAATAAGAGTTGTGTGAAGAGTTCttctcaaatgtttattaacaacACCAACAGTATCTGTGGTCTAAAATGGAAACACATCTAGCTATGCGAGCTAGATTTCACACATCACTGGCTTCTGAAATGTGCCCAGAAGCAATTTATAACACAGTACAAGTATATGTGTGTTGCACTTTAGTGTTTGTAAAGAAAATAAGTGCAATCTGTCTATTCTATTATCAGTTGTTGACTACTGTCATAGCGGAATATCAGTTTGAAGAGAAATCTTTCAAGGTTGAAGACATTTCAATTGTCAACATGTTCATGGCCGAATGCACATTTCCAGGTTAATCTTACTGAGGGTCGTCACTGTGCCAGTCACTACAGTGAgactctgtttgttttgtctaaGCACCTGTGTCTACGCTTTGTCTTTCAAGGATGGCGCCAGAGGTCATCATGTGTGAAACTTCAAAGGACAATCAATACAGCTGTAAAGCAGATATCTGGTCACTTGGTATCACTCTGATTGAAGCTGCTGAGATGGAACCTCCTCACCATTCTCTCAATCCCATGAGAGTTCTGCTGAAGATCACCAAATCTCAACCTCCCATGCTCTCCAATCCCCGTCGTTGGTGAGTGTTTCAATCAATCAATCGATCTATTGATCGATCAAAGAAGAAGGACTTGTTAACTTATTTTTACGTCTATTTCCAGGTCATCCCATTTTCAAGACTTTTTGCGGAGGACGTTGCAGAAGAACCCAGAGGCTCGCTGGGGAGCCCAGCAGCTGCTGGCTCACCCTTTCGCATATGCGGGTCGAGACGGGCGAGCTCTTAAAGAACTCATAGCTGAAGCCAAAGCAGAGGTCACTGAGGTCATAGAAGCTGAGGTAAAGGCATCAAGATATTTGTTTACACACTCAAATACAACCTGTAGGTAAAACGTTATACTGGTAATCTCTATCGTgtgtgcaaataaaaaaaacctacattttaaagaaaacatgcattttagGACAGAAAACTAAggataaaatatatgatttagCAAGACCATAAAGATCTAAATTATGTCtagaaattaaataacaaaaattcaAAATTTATATTAAAGATAGAAGATAAaaattgaatacaaaataaacgaAGAAATTTAAACGAATGACTCAGGTGGAACCAAAATGAAAGTTCGTGCCTGTTCAAACTAAtcttttcaaaaggtttaaacatttttttcctgTATATTCATTTCTACAGTCTATGTCAGACCTCCGTGAGTCTGTAAACGAAACAATAGCAACAGAATCTGAGCAAACACAAACTGAATCAGTGCAGGCAGCTGAAGAACAAGCAGCTGAACCTGACAGATCTCAGAAAGCTACTGTTCCAGTTGCTGTTCCTCAATCTCCCACCGATCCAGAGCCAAACACTGAGGTTAGAGTGACCCGCAGGGGATCCCACGTCATAGATAAAGCACAGAAGAGGGCAAGACGACTCTCTGTTCCTGGAAATCTGCTCTCGTTTCTGACTGGGGCCGGTCGACGCAAATCTGGATTCTGGGGTGATAATTCGCCAGCTAAGGCAACTAAAGACTTAGAAGATTCCAGCGTGATGGAAACTGAGCAAAATCCTCCTGTTTCAGCGGGAGATAGCCATGAAACCACTGACAAATCCAAAGAACAGACATCTGACTTGGTTGAAGTTACAAGCAAAGAGGCCGCCGACACCAAAGATGAAGCTAAAGAAGAGGACCACTTATGCACAACAGCACAAGCACAGCAACCTACATGCACATCAGCTCCAGCACACCAACCTACATGCACATCAGCTCCAGCACACCAACCTACATGCACATCAGCTCCAGCACACCAACCTACATGCACATCAGCTCCAGCACAGCTACCAACATACACACCAGCTCCAGCACACCAACCTACATGCACATCAGCTCCAGCACACCAACCTACATGCACATCAGCTCCAGCACACCAACCTACATGCACATCAGCTCCAGCACACCAACCTACATGCACATCAGCTCCAGCACAGCTACCAACATACACATCAGTTCCAGCACAGCTACCAACATACACACCAGCTCCAGCAGACCAACCTACATGCACACCAGCACCAGTACAGCTACCAACATACACACCAGCTCCAGCAGACCAACCTACATGCACACCAGCACCAGTACAGCTACCAACATACACACCAGCTCCAGCACACCAACCTACATGCACACCAGCAACAGCACAGCTACCAACATACACACCAGCACAGCTCCCAACAGACTTCTCTGAGAAGAAAACACTAGATCTTATCAAAGAGCACACGGATGAGAAAGATTGTGGTGTGAAAAAAGTGATGTCTGATGATTCTGTCCACAATGACCAAAGATTCTGGCAATCCCTCCAAAACTCACCCATTCATGACACGCTTCCTAAAGCAACACATCCTCAGAGCTCTCATGTAAAAGCGCTGAATTTGGAAACATCAATGTTAATTAAACGTGACAGATGGGAAGAGGAACATTATAAAAATCAATATCTTGATTTGGCCTGCGCCTTGAAATTGTGTGGTTCTCCCTTCACAACAGATGTCAAAATCTCTTCTGTTGAGATGTCGTCTAATAACTTACACAAAGTAATTCCAGATTTAGAGGCAAGTCAACAGACAAGTGAAACATCACAAAGCGAGACCGATGAGGGAACGATCACACTTGTTGAAGAAAAACCTGAGGTGGAACTCGAAGAACGAGAAGAACTGGAGACAGATGGTGGGACattgaatgaaatgaaagaggAAAGCTGTGAGGAAAGCCATGGAATCTGTGGAGATACAAACTCGGTAACAGAGGAAGAGGAACGTTCGACCAACGCAGAACAGCACAGTATTGAGGTACGATGTGAGGATCCAACCAGTCAAGAGAATATTCCATTGGATGTTGGGAATGAAGACGTAGattcaataaatgaaaaatgtgagaaagaaAAATCCTGTGAAGAAGCCAAAGATCCTAATGGAAAAACAGAGGAGCTTTTAACCACCCAAGAAGACGTTAAAATGGAGTACAATGTTGAAAATGATGAAGTTGacttcaaaaatgaaaacattgagaACACAAGACAATCAGAGGAGATGGAAACAACAACTCAAAATGAGATGACAAATATCATTGTTGTACACAAGCCAGAACTGTCATGTCAAACCAATACAGAAGAGATCAGTGCTGAGAGGGAAATGAGTAAAGAAGAAGCGGCCAGAGAAGagagaacaaaacacacaacaggaCACTGTTCcgaaacaaaagaagattgtATAGATTCAATTAAACCCAAGGACAATATTCAAGGAAATGATATTGAAAGTATACAGAACATAGAAGGAGAGAAAACAAAAAGCCATAGTTCTACAACAGATGGGATAGAACCAAAAGTGAAAAAGCAAGTGATGTTTTTACTCGAAGAGGACTCAATGAGACAAGATAAAACTGAAGAAAGTGTTCTTGGAAACGGCTCGAAAGAACAACATGTCGGGGCTAATGGAAACGCACCTAAGGAATCGAATAAAGACACCGTTGCACCTCTTTCTCCAAATACTGAACCGCTGTCTCCTGGTTTGGAAGGGGTGAGtctataacaaacaaaacacaccaaGATATAAGATTACGATAcatgatataaatataatgttcGTATCAACTCAGGAAATACCCGCGAGCAGACGCACGGTAAAGAAGATCAGAAAATTTATGGTGGATGGACAGGAGGTCAGCGTCACCACCTCTAAAGTGCTTAGTGACAAAGACAGAGAGGACAAACAAATGCGCTACAACAGGTAACAGGAAACGGTCCTTGTTAATGTTGATGGACTTGTGAGGAAAAAGCAAGTTTTTGATTTATGTATCAAATTGAATTAttgcatgtgttttcagacgGCAGGAGCTGCACGCGTTGAAGCTCTTACAGCGAGAGGAGCAGAGGGAACATGGGCAGCTGGAGCAGAAActacagcagcagagagaacaGATGTTTCGCCACATTGTACAAGAGATGACTGTATGTCACACTGCCTCGTGCACCTCACACCTGATAGCGGTTacatttttcttatattttggAAAACCTGCCAGATTAGTCGATCAGTATTAGTTGTCCATGTTGTGAACAATAACTTCATTTCCAACTGGGGAAATGTGGGAAGCAATGTGCACTATTATTAATAAAGGAGCTTCACGattccatagaagaaccttATTTTTTAATTGGTTTTAGAAAGAACCTTTCAAATATAAAAGAACCAGTttgcaaaatgttctttgtagtgaaaaaggttcttcagattataaaaggTAAGAAATAGATTGTTCTTAAAAGAACAGGTTCTGTTTGGAACcattcatgttttttctatggcatccctgtgaagaacctttaaagcatCTTTATTTCAAAGACTCAGGAGTGGGACGTCATTTTTAGCCAATTTACAATACAGTGAAAAGTGTCAAGCTGTGATATTATTGGATGATATTATTCCTCTCCTGCTGCACAGCCTTCATTCTTAAGTGCACAATGCATTTGAAGATGTATTTTTGGATGTACGTTTTGAAATACAACCTTTAACATCTTAATAGTCcatctgtttcacaaaaggttatttttaGTGGAAAAGGGTTCTTTAgaccaggggttcccaaacttgtGACAATGACTTCGAAATAACAGTGCCATTGACTCGAGACCCCCACTATCCTCAGAAGAGGTTAAAGTATGTAAACGTTGTGTGCAAATGGGCATATACACCTACTCGACCAAAACACGCATAATGACAACGAAATGAGCACAGTCTAACTAGGGTGACTGACCACCACCtaacaaaccaaatgtgggTCAGGTATTTCATATTTCGTAAATAAACACTCGCGCAAACAAGCGTCTCATGTGCATTTCAGGTTAAAGAACGAGTTTCTTAATGTGACAACTAAAAACTGCGGGAGAACTAATACTACAGATGGTCGAATTTCATGAAACTGGGCTGCGTTCAACCACAACAAAACgttgcaaaatgttttttaaacggaAATGGTCGTACAGcctgttgtgatgacgcaagagttgaactatggcagctgagatggccattctttgtgttctttttgaagaattttcggAGCCTGATGAAATTGGTTTGAATacgtgttgaatactgcaaaataaatcctctaatatcttcaattgttgcgTATACCGAGCTGCAGCAGACACATTTTAACTACTTTACCTGGACCCATTGTGCaagctgtctctttaatatcGCGTGGGTTATATGAGGAAGATGGCTCCTTTGACTGCGGCGCTTCTACGGCATCCTCCGCTGGCCTCCCTGCGTTGTCTTTGGTTGATATTAATCAACGAAATTCCTGAGGGTGATGGCGTTttatttgcatggttttatttttaacttattGATTACatatgctatttaaaaaaaatcatcttgcGACTCCGCTATCGCGGCCTTGCGACCCTtactttgggaacccctgcttTAGACTATAGAAAAGGTAAGAAGGAAATGGTTCTTTTAAGTATCTTTGGCTAAATATATATAgttgtgaagaaccttttttagcACCTTTATCTTTAAGAGTGTTTGTTACATTTGCACAAACACGATTTAGAGACGTTATATTTCCTTATGttctttattattcttttctccatgtataaatatttatttttttcaaaaaaatatccTCATCAcgtctgtttaaaaaaaaacattactattGGTCACCCATCATGTTTGTCtgagttttgcaaatatttaaccgataaaaagtattaaagagGTTGAAAACTCTAACAATTGAGTGTTTaactattgaaaaaaatgaagatacgAGATACAAACGTTCAGTCTGACAGCGACAATATGAAACATgcacaaaaacatatatattttaggaAGGAAATAAGATCAATAAGaagtttatattaatatataaaatatataaaagttaatatatatatatatttttttttaatatattttctgaagaaaagatGAGTCATTGCCACTATGATGCAAGAGAGTTGTGGGTGATTTCCAGACAGTGGTGCAACTGCAAAGTTTGcgtgttttaatgcattgttaCGGTAGGCCTTGCTACGATGTTAAGGGTGGTTTCTAGgaagtctcagcctcagacgtcacACTCACGGACCTTTGGCTAAatgtctgatgcataaggcacacttttctggataAACTTCATCTCGTTTCCAGGCCTCTAAACACGATGCGGCACAAAACTTTGGTTATTGGTTGCTTTGTCAATCATATGGCCCCTTGAGCGGGCCTTGGCAAAAGAAAGCGGGGAACGCTCCCAGACCTTCAGTGTGGAGGTCTGGCTACATGAGACCAGTTGCTGGGTTACTTGTCCATATTCCTCATTACAGCATATTCTTCATATCTCtcctaaaataaacagaacattttgATCCATCATTCATAACTTTTGTATTGAATTAAGTTCAGAAGTTTGGATACCCCCTGATGCTTTTGCTGTAGTGAGCTAAACTAACAATCTGTAACCTCTGCAGAGTAAGAAGCAGTATTATGACGGGGAACTTGAGAGACTTGAAAAACAGTACCAACAGCAAAGCAGCCAAATGGAGGCTGAGCACACAGCCCGGCTCCGGGAGGATGCGAGGAGACTCAAAGCCCAGCAGGAGAAAGAGTTGACCCGAAAGAGCAGTTCATTTA
Proteins encoded in this region:
- the si:dkey-81j8.6 gene encoding serine/threonine-protein kinase 10, which encodes MASLLMRIFRLGVEKKRIRLYENLKRDVDPHQMWETQGDLGDGAFGKVYKVHSQTTGVLGAAKVIEVRSEEQLDDYITEIDILAACRHANIISLLDAIFFEGWLWIFIEYCPGGALDDIMLELERGLSEQQISEVCCQTLQALSYLHQHHIIHRDLKAGNILLTMEGQVKLADFGVSAKNENTLQKRSTFIGTPYWMAPEVIMCETSKDNQYSCKADIWSLGITLIEAAEMEPPHHSLNPMRVLLKITKSQPPMLSNPRRWSSHFQDFLRRTLQKNPEARWGAQQLLAHPFAYAGRDGRALKELIAEAKAEVTEVIEAESMSDLRESVNETIATESEQTQTESVQAAEEQAAEPDRSQKATVPVAVPQSPTDPEPNTEVRVTRRGSHVIDKAQKRARRLSVPGNLLSFLTGAGRRKSGFWGDNSPAKATKDLEDSSVMETEQNPPVSAGDSHETTDKSKEQTSDLVEVTSKEAADTKDEAKEEDHLCTTAQAQQPTCTSAPAHQPTCTSAPAHQPTCTSAPAHQPTCTSAPAQLPTYTPAPAHQPTCTSAPAHQPTCTSAPAHQPTCTSAPAHQPTCTSAPAQLPTYTSVPAQLPTYTPAPADQPTCTPAPVQLPTYTPAPADQPTCTPAPVQLPTYTPAPAHQPTCTPATAQLPTYTPAQLPTDFSEKKTLDLIKEHTDEKDCGVKKVMSDDSVHNDQRFWQSLQNSPIHDTLPKATHPQSSHVKALNLETSMLIKRDRWEEEHYKNQYLDLACALKLCGSPFTTDVKISSVEMSSNNLHKVIPDLEASQQTSETSQSETDEGTITLVEEKPEVELEEREELETDGGTLNEMKEESCEESHGICGDTNSVTEEEERSTNAEQHSIEVRCEDPTSQENIPLDVGNEDVDSINEKCEKEKSCEEAKDPNGKTEELLTTQEDVKMEYNVENDEVDFKNENIENTRQSEEMETTTQNEMTNIIVVHKPELSCQTNTEEISAEREMSKEEAAREERTKHTTGHCSETKEDCIDSIKPKDNIQGNDIESIQNIEGEKTKSHSSTTDGIEPKVKKQVMFLLEEDSMRQDKTEESVLGNGSKEQHVGANGNAPKESNKDTVAPLSPNTEPLSPGLEGEIPASRRTVKKIRKFMVDGQEVSVTTSKVLSDKDREDKQMRYNRRQELHALKLLQREEQREHGQLEQKLQQQREQMFRHIVQEMTSKKQYYDGELERLEKQYQQQSSQMEAEHTARLREDARRLKAQQEKELTRKSSSFKAEPKEEQKFLQKQQQELNEALQKGVQEHKRKVASMEWEITAKSQQFKRAREAVIWELEQRHLQEKYHLFKQQVKEQYSLQRQQLTKRHNKEKERASRFQQVLLENQKSLQAQERTSFQKAQKAEAKSLFNQFKVELKKQGLSGPEQRQRLTQFLSEEEARQKLERQSLQENHDNQLKAVQEQCDASVAELQQLQNEKLQVLVDMEKKKIKTLEDEHTLELNEWRDKLACRKEVLEEDLARRRREKEGMRRRGSEPENRHASRRPKFFHNLSFS